A window from Gossypium raimondii isolate GPD5lz chromosome 7, ASM2569854v1, whole genome shotgun sequence encodes these proteins:
- the LOC105791345 gene encoding pentatricopeptide repeat-containing protein At1g07590, mitochondrial, which translates to MRTLVLLRHRRFLQAIHQTLGSASSLKFLSSTTADNLERQSSESEQQEPKCLSLRIERLPKGETVGLAFKSWMADGFPVHRGDIFHAINRLRKLKLNKRALEVMEWIIRERPYRPKELDYSYLLEFTTKLHGISRGEKLFSCVPQEFQNELLYNNLVIACLDKGLIRLSLEYMKKMRELRHPISYLVFNRLIILHSSPGRRKTIPKILNQMKADKVVRHVSTYNILMKIEANEHNIEGLVKVFNDMKKVEVDPNEVSYCILAIAHAVARLYTAAEAYVEAVEETMTGNNWSTLDVLIILYGYLGKEKELGKTWGTVLEFPHVRSKSYILAIEAYGRIGQVSQAEELWLQMKSVKGLISTEQFNSIISVYCKHGLLSKATEVFREMRMNGCKPNSITFRQLALGCLKSGSVEECLKSLDIGMNMTTSNKVRCSTPWLETTYSMIEIFAEIGDVKNAEKFFVELKRANYSRYTFVYNTLIKAYVKAKIYDSNLLKRMILGGARPDAETYSLLKLSEQFQR; encoded by the exons ATGCGAACACTAGTTTTGCTACGGCACCGTAGGTTCTTGCAAGCAATACATCAAACACTTGGTAGTGCCTCTTCTCTCAAGTTTCTTTCTTCTACAACAGCTGATAACCTTGAAAGACAAAGTTCAGAGTCAGAACAACAAGAACCCAAATGCTTATCTTTGAGAATTGAGAGACTCCCTAAAGGGGAAACTGTTGGGTTAGCATTTAAAAGCTGGATGGCTGATGGATTTCCCGTTCATAGAGGCGATATTTTTCACGCCATTAATCGGTTGAGGAaacttaaattgaataaacGAGCTCTTGag GTGATGGAATGGATAATTAGGGAGAGACCGTATCGGCCTAAAGAATTAGACTACTCTTACCTATTGGAATTTACAACGAAACTCCACGGCATATCACGAGGCGAAAAACTATTTAGTTGCGTCCCTCAGGAGTTTCAAAATGAACTGCTCTACAACAATCTTGTGATAGCCTGCTTGGATAAAGGCCTTATAAGGCTTTCACTTGAGTACATGAAGAAAATGAGGGAATTGAGACACCCTATCTCATACTTGGTTTTCAACCGTCTGATAATCCTCCATTCATCTCCGGGACGTAGGAAGACCATCCCGAAAATTCTAAATCAAATGAAGGCGGATAAGGTGGTTCGACATGTCTCCACCTACAATATTCTTATGAAAATAGAGGCTAATGAGCACAACATTGAAGGGTTAGTAAAGGTTTTCAATGATATGAAGAAAGTAGAAGTTGATCCGAATGAGGTTTCTTACTGCATTCTAGCTATCGCACATGCTGTGGCAAGGCTATACACAGCAGCTGAAGCATATGTTGAGGCCGTTGAGGAGACTATGACTGGGAATAACTGGTCGACACTAGATGTCCTAATTATATTGTATGGGTATTTGGGGAAGGAGAAGGAACTGGGGAAAACTTGGGGCACCGTTCTAGAGTTCCCCCATGTTCGGTCTAAAAGTTATATTCTGGCAATTGAAGCATATGGTAGGATAGGACAGGTAAGTCAAGCAGAAGAGCTTTGGTTACAAATGAAGTCAGTAAAAGGGTTGATATCAACTGAGCagttcaattcaataatatccGTATACTGCAAACATGGACTTCTCAGCAAAGCAACTGAGGTTTTCAGAGAAATGAGGATGAATGGATGCAAACCAAATTCTATTACCTTCCGACAACTTGCCCTGGGGTGCTTAAAATCAGGATCGGTGGAGGAATGCTTGAAGAGTCTAGATATAGGTATGAATATGACAACAAGCAACAAAGTTAGGTGTTCAACACCATGGTTGGAGACCACCTATTCGATGATAGAAATTTTTGCTGAAATAGGTGATGTTAAGAATGCTGAGAAGTTTTTTGTAGAGCTTAAAAGGGCCAACTATTCTCGGTATACCTTTGTGTACAATACTTTGATCAAGGCTTACGTGAAGGCCAAAATCTACGATTCTAATCTTTTGAAAAGGATGATTCTTGGAGGGGCTAGGCCAGATGCTGAAACCTATAGCTTACTGAAACTTAGTGAACAGTttcaaagataa